In the Candidatus Omnitrophota bacterium genome, one interval contains:
- a CDS encoding transketolase C-terminal domain-containing protein — MPWTEVAVERTISSRSPDKNAAGRVLSYRDALREALGQALKRDPGVFIMGEGVDDPAGVFGSTAGLREEFPSRVLDTPIAENGLTGFAVGAALAGMRPVLVHMRMDFLPLSFDQILNHAAKLCYMSGGRSHVPLVIRAVIGRGWGSAAQHSQSLQAMFMQMPGIKVVAPSSAYDAKGLLLSSIADGNPVIFIEHRWLYDVKGGVPKKEYLVPIGKGVVRRTGKDVTVVAVSLMVNEAVEAAKELKDGGIDIEIIDPRSLVPFDEKIVVDSVKKTGRLVIADMGWRSGGAAEIILGRIHDRIRRYLKADVQIVALPDTPTPASHRLEKAFYKNSGDIAKAARKAYGLRKK; from the coding sequence GTGCCCTGGACTGAAGTGGCGGTCGAGCGGACTATAAGTTCACGCTCCCCGGATAAAAATGCCGCAGGAAGGGTCTTAAGCTACAGGGATGCGTTAAGGGAGGCCCTGGGCCAGGCCCTTAAAAGGGATCCCGGGGTTTTTATCATGGGCGAGGGCGTGGATGATCCCGCCGGGGTCTTCGGCTCGACGGCCGGGTTGCGCGAAGAATTCCCATCAAGGGTCTTAGATACGCCGATCGCCGAAAACGGGCTGACCGGTTTCGCAGTGGGAGCGGCCCTGGCCGGGATGAGGCCGGTCCTGGTCCATATGAGGATGGACTTTCTTCCCCTCTCTTTCGACCAGATATTGAACCACGCCGCGAAATTATGTTATATGTCGGGCGGGAGGAGCCATGTCCCGCTGGTCATACGTGCGGTCATCGGCAGGGGATGGGGCTCGGCCGCACAGCATTCCCAAAGCCTGCAGGCGATGTTCATGCAGATGCCCGGCATAAAAGTCGTCGCGCCAAGTTCGGCATATGACGCCAAAGGGCTGCTGCTTTCAAGCATAGCCGACGGGAACCCTGTAATTTTTATCGAACACCGCTGGCTTTACGATGTGAAGGGCGGAGTCCCGAAAAAGGAATATCTTGTACCGATAGGGAAAGGCGTTGTCAGGCGGACCGGTAAAGACGTGACCGTAGTAGCTGTTTCATTGATGGTGAACGAAGCCGTCGAGGCCGCCAAGGAACTCAAAGACGGCGGCATAGATATAGAAATAATAGACCCGAGGTCTCTCGTGCCTTTTGACGAAAAGATAGTCGTAGATTCGGTAAAGAAGACCGGCAGGTTAGTTATCGCGGATATGGGGTGGCGTTCAGGCGGCGCGGCGGAGATAATTCTGGGGCGGATCCACGACAGGATAAGGAGATACCTTAAAGCCGACGTCCAGATAGTCGCCCTTCCCGATACCCCGACGCCGGCAAGCCATCGACTGGAAAAAGCGTTCTATAAAAATTCGGGAGATATAGCAAAAGCGGCAAGAAAGGCCTATGGATTACGAAAAAAATAA
- a CDS encoding radical SAM protein, with amino-acid sequence MEDRFRIDGHKLMFHIGRVDDWLKGKQVSPIYLEIAPSGACNHRCVFCAVDYLGYKARFLDLNVLKKTVRQAGGLGVKSVMYAGEGEPLLYKDICEIIKYTKGRGIDVAVTTNGALLNKEISRKILKYLTWIRISLNAGTAGTYSKIHRTRKEDFYKVMENLREAVKIKRNGKLKTTIGVQLLLIPGNVKEVAALARILKKTGVDYLTVKPYSQHPLSGSRINPGFRHKDHISLYEKLRGLEDDRFKISFRDETMKRLRSGKEYARCLGLPFWAYIDANGEVYACSAFLGKKGYSFGNIYKNSFEDIIKGRRRRAVMAKISSKTDVEKCRRACRLDKINSYLWELSNPGPHVNFI; translated from the coding sequence GTGGAAGACCGTTTCAGGATAGACGGACATAAATTGATGTTCCATATCGGGAGGGTCGATGACTGGCTGAAAGGCAAGCAGGTAAGCCCGATATATCTGGAGATCGCTCCTTCGGGCGCCTGCAACCACAGGTGCGTCTTTTGCGCGGTCGACTACCTGGGGTATAAAGCCAGGTTCCTGGATCTGAATGTCTTGAAGAAAACGGTCAGGCAGGCAGGCGGGCTCGGCGTCAAGAGCGTGATGTATGCGGGAGAAGGGGAGCCGCTGCTCTATAAGGACATATGCGAGATAATAAAATACACGAAAGGCCGGGGGATAGATGTCGCCGTCACGACGAACGGGGCCCTTCTCAATAAGGAAATTTCACGAAAGATCTTAAAATACCTTACCTGGATCAGGATAAGCCTTAACGCGGGCACGGCCGGGACCTATTCCAAAATACACCGCACAAGGAAAGAGGATTTTTACAAAGTGATGGAGAACCTCCGCGAAGCGGTGAAGATAAAAAGGAATGGAAAGCTAAAGACGACCATAGGCGTCCAATTATTGTTGATACCGGGCAACGTCAAAGAGGTCGCTGCCCTCGCGCGGATATTAAAAAAGACAGGCGTCGATTATTTGACGGTCAAGCCTTATTCCCAGCATCCCTTAAGCGGGTCGCGCATAAATCCCGGATTCAGGCATAAAGACCATATTTCACTATATGAAAAACTGCGCGGCCTTGAGGACGACAGGTTTAAAATATCGTTCAGGGACGAGACGATGAAAAGATTGAGATCTGGAAAGGAATACGCGCGCTGCCTGGGGCTCCCGTTCTGGGCTTATATCGACGCGAACGGGGAAGTATACGCCTGCAGCGCTTTTCTGGGGAAAAAGGGATACAGTTTCGGCAATATTTATAAGAACAGTTTTGAGGATATAATCAAAGGCAGGCGCAGGAGAGCCGTAATGGCAAAGATTAGCTCAAAGACGGACGTCGAGAAATGCCGCCGGGCCTGCCGGCTGGACAAAATCAACAGTTACCTCTGGGAATTGAGCAATCCCGGACCGCACGTAAATTTCATTTAA
- a CDS encoding glycosyltransferase family 2 protein, with the protein MDYEKNKLSVIMPALNEEANICDAISNTLKAFDLFGINGEIIVVDDGSADRTRSLAEEKSKKYPSRVHVINHDRPKGIGSSFWKGVDSAKGDAIVMLPGDNENDPQEAFRYYKLLEQVDIVIPFIFNREARPIFRNVLSLLYRFIINSTFMVNFRYTNGTVLYRRSILWGIDERSDGFFFQTDILIRAAKKGYLFAEVPYKVGSRKNGSSKAINFPSLFKVIKGYLKLVRDYYFSKNKKRQQDYSSDSQTAARRK; encoded by the coding sequence ATGGATTACGAAAAAAATAAACTTAGCGTTATAATGCCGGCTTTAAACGAAGAGGCCAATATATGCGATGCCATCTCGAACACGCTGAAGGCGTTCGACCTCTTTGGGATCAACGGTGAAATCATAGTCGTCGACGACGGGAGCGCCGACCGGACCAGATCGCTGGCTGAAGAAAAATCGAAAAAGTATCCCTCCCGCGTCCACGTGATAAATCATGACAGGCCGAAAGGCATAGGCTCATCCTTCTGGAAAGGGGTGGACTCGGCTAAAGGCGACGCCATCGTCATGTTGCCGGGGGACAACGAGAACGACCCGCAAGAAGCATTCCGTTATTATAAGCTCCTCGAGCAGGTGGATATCGTCATTCCGTTCATTTTCAACAGGGAGGCCAGGCCTATATTCAGGAACGTCCTTTCCCTCCTTTATCGTTTTATCATAAATTCGACTTTCATGGTCAATTTCCGCTATACGAACGGGACGGTCCTTTACAGGAGGTCTATTTTATGGGGAATAGACGAACGCTCCGACGGTTTTTTCTTCCAGACTGATATACTGATCAGGGCCGCGAAAAAAGGATATCTCTTTGCAGAGGTCCCCTATAAGGTCGGCTCAAGGAAAAACGGTTCCTCCAAGGCGATAAATTTCCCGTCCCTGTTTAAAGTCATCAAGGGTTATTTGAAATTGGTGAGAGATTATTACTTCAGTAAAAATAAAAAACGGCAACAGGATTATTCAAGCGATTCGCAGACGGCAGCCCGCCGGAAATAA
- a CDS encoding thiamine pyrophosphate-dependent dehydrogenase E1 component subunit alpha produces MARQGRGRDLIQIYETMLRIRLFEERVIRSYPGQEMKTPVHLCVGQEAVAAGVCRNLTDKDYVFTNHRCHGHCLAKGMSMSSILAELYGKRTGCCKGKSGSMHLSDPDRGILATSAIVGGNIPVAVGAALSLKFRKSRNIAVVFFGDGAVDEGAFYESLNFSALKKLPVLFVCENNFYATNSPQKARQPVDNIFKRGGIFGIKGFRCDGNDAVEVFDLSKGLIEKIRKGSGPYLMECRTYRWKGHVGPDCDFEKGCRPKYELDGWVRKCPVKRLEDKLSRKGLLTGSGAEKMRVKIEREISKAENFAKRSRFPNTGELYEDVYWKG; encoded by the coding sequence ATGGCAAGACAGGGCAGAGGCCGCGACCTGATACAGATATATGAGACGATGCTCAGGATTCGTCTTTTCGAGGAGAGGGTCATCCGTTCATATCCCGGGCAGGAAATGAAGACGCCGGTCCACCTATGCGTGGGCCAGGAGGCTGTCGCAGCCGGCGTCTGCCGTAACCTGACAGACAAAGATTATGTTTTTACAAATCATCGCTGTCACGGCCATTGCCTGGCGAAGGGCATGAGCATGTCTTCTATCCTGGCCGAGCTTTACGGGAAGCGGACGGGGTGTTGCAAAGGGAAGAGCGGTTCCATGCACCTCTCGGATCCGGATAGAGGCATCCTCGCGACCTCGGCCATCGTCGGCGGGAACATCCCGGTCGCGGTAGGCGCGGCATTAAGTTTAAAATTCAGGAAGAGCAGGAATATCGCGGTCGTCTTCTTCGGCGACGGAGCGGTAGACGAAGGAGCGTTCTACGAAAGCCTTAATTTCTCCGCACTGAAAAAATTACCGGTCTTGTTCGTTTGCGAGAACAATTTCTATGCCACAAATTCCCCGCAGAAAGCAAGGCAGCCGGTGGATAACATATTTAAAAGGGGCGGGATATTCGGAATAAAGGGTTTTCGCTGCGACGGCAACGACGCAGTAGAAGTATTCGATCTTTCTAAGGGCCTGATCGAAAAGATAAGGAAAGGCTCTGGGCCGTATCTTATGGAATGCCGGACTTACCGTTGGAAGGGGCATGTCGGGCCGGATTGCGATTTTGAAAAAGGTTGCCGCCCCAAGTATGAGCTGGATGGCTGGGTCAGGAAGTGTCCGGTGAAGAGACTCGAAGATAAGTTATCGAGAAAAGGGTTATTGACCGGGTCCGGGGCCGAGAAGATGCGCGTTAAGATCGAAAGAGAGATATCAAAGGCGGAGAATTTTGCCAAGAGAAGCCGTTTTCCGAATACAGGGGAACTCTATGAAGATGTTTACTGGAAGGGATAG
- a CDS encoding radical SAM protein yields MSDLILDGQKLIWHQERLKAWLKGERISPITIDCSLTRRCTYRCVYCYGALQANDEKKMTKDVIFRFLDDAAEIGVKAVSFVSDGESTCSPHFYDAVLRGKANGLDMAVGTNGYLLKEECLEEILPALIYIRFNISAADPKRYAHIHGCGEKCFEKVCRTIRECVRIKKAKGLDVTIGLQMVFLPDFADQVMPLARLGKELGVDYTIFKHCSDDEKGSLGVDYSKYQKCIDVLKEAEKFSAEGYKVAVKWSKILSEGKRDYCRCYGPPFIMQFSGSGLVAPCGMLFNEKYSKYHIGNIAEKSFKEIWKSERYWEVIRLISSDQFDARTMCGTLCLQHKVNEFLWAVKNGKVSPEKPKGEPPAHINFI; encoded by the coding sequence ATGTCAGACTTGATACTAGACGGTCAAAAATTGATATGGCACCAGGAGCGCCTCAAGGCCTGGCTCAAAGGCGAGAGGATCTCGCCTATCACCATCGACTGTTCGTTGACGAGAAGGTGCACTTACAGGTGCGTCTATTGCTACGGTGCGCTGCAGGCCAACGACGAAAAGAAGATGACAAAGGACGTGATATTCAGGTTTCTGGATGACGCGGCCGAGATAGGCGTCAAGGCGGTAAGCTTCGTGAGCGACGGCGAGAGCACTTGTTCGCCGCATTTTTACGACGCTGTCCTGAGGGGAAAGGCAAACGGGCTCGATATGGCTGTCGGCACGAACGGATATCTGCTCAAGGAAGAGTGCCTTGAAGAGATCTTGCCCGCGCTTATTTATATAAGGTTTAATATATCCGCCGCCGACCCTAAAAGGTATGCGCATATCCACGGTTGCGGCGAGAAATGTTTTGAAAAAGTCTGCCGGACCATCCGGGAATGCGTAAGGATAAAAAAGGCGAAGGGGCTTGATGTCACGATCGGACTGCAGATGGTATTCTTGCCGGATTTCGCCGATCAGGTAATGCCTCTTGCCAGGCTCGGGAAAGAGCTCGGCGTCGATTACACCATCTTTAAACACTGCAGCGACGATGAAAAGGGGAGCCTCGGCGTCGATTATTCAAAATACCAGAAATGTATCGACGTATTAAAGGAGGCTGAGAAATTCTCTGCGGAGGGCTATAAAGTCGCCGTAAAATGGTCTAAAATATTGAGCGAGGGGAAGAGGGACTATTGCCGTTGCTACGGCCCGCCTTTTATTATGCAGTTTTCCGGTTCAGGCCTTGTGGCTCCATGCGGGATGTTATTTAACGAAAAATATTCAAAATATCATATCGGCAACATAGCGGAAAAATCATTTAAAGAAATATGGAAGAGCGAACGCTATTGGGAGGTCATACGCCTGATCTCCTCGGATCAGTTCGACGCCCGGACGATGTGCGGCACGTTATGCCTTCAACACAAGGTCAACGAATTTTTGTGGGCCGTTAAAAACGGGAAAGTCTCCCCTGAAAAACCCAAAGGGGAACCCCCGGCGCATATCAATTTCATATGA
- a CDS encoding radical SAM protein, with product MKPIKMPHNYNYIAVFLTFACNLKCGYCINNFEQKLIKRKIISGKDFVTGLNRIVSRKDLPVTLQGGEPTLHPDFYYIANNLKPGLNIDLLTNLQFDVDEFIAKVGPDRIKRESPYASIRISYHPEQMGLGELIKKTLKLMEAKFSVGIWGVMHPATEKAVLEAMERCKKLGIDFRTKEFLGGHRGRLYGTYKYPGACDGKFRKKVRCRTTELLIDSEGSVFRCHADLYAGKNKIGGILDPEFEIEDKFRDCADFGHCNPCDVKVKTDRFQQFGHTSVEVEMP from the coding sequence ATGAAACCGATCAAAATGCCGCATAACTACAATTACATTGCCGTATTCTTGACATTCGCCTGCAACCTGAAGTGCGGTTACTGCATCAATAATTTCGAACAGAAGCTGATAAAAAGAAAAATCATCTCAGGGAAGGATTTTGTCACCGGATTAAACAGGATCGTTTCAAGGAAGGACCTTCCGGTGACGCTTCAGGGGGGCGAACCTACCCTGCACCCGGATTTTTATTATATCGCCAATAACCTGAAGCCCGGGCTCAACATCGATCTTCTGACCAACCTGCAGTTCGACGTCGATGAGTTTATCGCGAAAGTCGGCCCGGACAGGATCAAGAGAGAGTCGCCGTACGCCTCGATAAGGATAAGCTATCACCCGGAACAGATGGGGCTCGGTGAGCTTATAAAAAAGACGCTTAAGCTTATGGAAGCGAAATTCAGCGTGGGGATATGGGGGGTTATGCATCCGGCGACGGAGAAGGCCGTCCTCGAGGCCATGGAGAGATGCAAAAAACTGGGCATTGATTTCCGCACCAAGGAATTTTTGGGCGGACACAGGGGCCGGTTATACGGGACATATAAATATCCGGGCGCCTGTGACGGGAAATTCAGGAAGAAGGTAAGATGCAGGACCACCGAATTGCTGATAGACAGCGAGGGCAGCGTATTCCGGTGCCACGCCGACCTTTACGCGGGAAAAAATAAGATCGGCGGCATCCTGGACCCGGAATTCGAAATAGAGGATAAATTCAGGGATTGCGCCGATTTCGGGCACTGCAACCCGTGCGACGTAAAGGTCAAGACCGACAGGTTCCAGCAATTCGGCCATACCTCCGTAGAAGTAGAGATGCCTTGA